From Acidobacteriota bacterium, a single genomic window includes:
- a CDS encoding fused MFS/spermidine synthase, protein MRELTLLFGNSAHATAGALAVFFAGLAIGGAVWSRRAPRVRRPLVEYGLLEIGVGVSGGLYFGLMAVYAASYSPLYEALGERPAILLAAKLILVAGVLLPPAILMGGTLPLMSQYVVDATKSLGRTGTLLYGFNTLGAAAGALAAGFWLPAWIGFRSAYLVAVVASMLIGGVAWWVGTRTSRAGQAVPSRRQGASSSAGAPGVSRGLAESLAKPKLVVAAVASGTLALGLEVLWTRMFQQVLQNSVYTFSIILVTFLAALSAGAFVARRLAQASFHPWSVLAFLISMAGLGALVTPFLFYELTDGMRYLGAGEPWTHYLVSVFSGAALVLFLPGVAIGTVFPYLLRVTERSGEPGRVVGRLSAMNTAGAILGALVAGFVMLGTLGLWASILLVAVLYFALAAWVAVGTSRLPVLLPLTGLVVAFTVANPSELPGVRLNADSERLLASWEGPDGFVAVIERNGLRRIKINNFYALGSSSAIEHEQNQTLIPLMPHPSPERIFYLGMGTGITAGAALRFPSRQVTVTELVPEVVTAAAKYFNEEASGLFTDPRARVLVRDGRNELRGRQARYDAIIADLFIPWRAGVGHLYSRDHYATARTRLAAGGVYVQWIPLYQVTNTEFWTIVRTFMEVFPQVHVWRGDFHADKPILALVGSVEAAPLEPAVIVKNGRHLRGDSSLDPTVFLAVTLPFYAGNLGESREIVPDGPIHTDNRPVIDYQAPISHRNARAGRVEWFTGLELVEFLDRLHAATPPEADPYLGRLDSAARGFVSAGLSYHTGAILHRLGRRDEAERHYRDSIARMPIRVEFETTGGGSSEVEETN, encoded by the coding sequence CTCTACGAAGCGCTCGGTGAACGGCCTGCGATCTTGCTCGCGGCCAAGCTGATCCTGGTGGCGGGCGTCCTCTTGCCGCCCGCGATTCTGATGGGCGGCACCCTGCCGCTGATGTCCCAATACGTCGTAGATGCAACGAAGTCGCTGGGCCGAACGGGCACTCTGCTCTACGGGTTCAACACCCTGGGTGCTGCCGCCGGTGCTCTCGCTGCTGGTTTTTGGCTCCCGGCGTGGATCGGTTTTCGTAGCGCCTACCTCGTGGCGGTGGTCGCGTCGATGCTTATTGGCGGCGTCGCCTGGTGGGTCGGGACGCGCACGAGCCGCGCAGGCCAGGCTGTTCCCTCCCGGAGGCAGGGGGCCTCTTCGTCCGCTGGGGCGCCCGGCGTGAGTCGGGGTCTCGCCGAGTCGCTGGCGAAACCGAAGCTGGTGGTCGCCGCCGTGGCCTCCGGCACGCTCGCCTTGGGGCTGGAGGTCCTCTGGACGCGCATGTTCCAGCAGGTCCTTCAGAACTCGGTCTACACCTTCTCGATCATCCTGGTCACCTTCCTCGCCGCTCTGTCGGCGGGTGCCTTCGTTGCCCGCCGGCTGGCGCAGGCTTCATTCCATCCCTGGAGCGTGCTCGCATTCTTGATCTCGATGGCAGGGCTGGGCGCCCTGGTGACCCCGTTTCTCTTCTACGAGCTCACCGACGGTATGCGCTACCTGGGCGCCGGTGAGCCGTGGACCCACTATCTCGTTTCGGTCTTCAGCGGGGCGGCGCTGGTGCTCTTTCTGCCCGGCGTGGCGATCGGTACGGTGTTTCCCTACCTGCTCCGCGTCACCGAACGCAGCGGCGAGCCGGGACGGGTGGTCGGACGACTCTCGGCCATGAACACCGCCGGCGCGATTCTCGGCGCCCTCGTGGCGGGCTTCGTGATGCTGGGTACCCTCGGCCTGTGGGCCAGTATCCTCCTCGTCGCCGTCCTGTACTTCGCGCTCGCCGCCTGGGTGGCGGTGGGAACCTCACGACTGCCGGTGCTTCTGCCGCTCACGGGACTCGTCGTCGCGTTCACGGTGGCCAACCCTTCGGAACTGCCGGGAGTTCGTCTGAACGCCGACTCCGAGCGCCTGTTGGCTTCCTGGGAGGGCCCCGATGGATTCGTCGCGGTGATCGAGCGCAACGGATTGCGGCGCATCAAGATCAACAACTTCTACGCGCTCGGCAGCTCCTCCGCGATCGAGCACGAGCAGAATCAGACGTTGATCCCGCTGATGCCGCACCCTTCGCCCGAGAGGATCTTCTATCTCGGCATGGGCACCGGAATCACCGCCGGCGCTGCCCTGCGGTTTCCGAGCCGGCAAGTGACGGTCACGGAACTCGTGCCGGAGGTGGTCACCGCCGCCGCGAAATACTTCAACGAGGAGGCCTCTGGGCTGTTCACCGATCCGCGCGCCCGCGTTCTGGTTCGGGACGGCCGCAACGAACTCCGCGGCCGCCAGGCAAGATACGACGCGATCATTGCCGATCTTTTCATTCCGTGGAGAGCCGGTGTCGGCCATCTCTACAGTCGTGACCACTACGCGACGGCACGGACCCGGCTGGCGGCGGGCGGCGTGTACGTTCAGTGGATCCCCCTGTACCAGGTGACGAACACCGAATTTTGGACCATCGTCCGTACCTTCATGGAGGTCTTCCCTCAGGTTCACGTGTGGCGTGGAGACTTCCACGCCGACAAGCCGATCCTCGCGCTGGTCGGCTCGGTCGAAGCCGCGCCCCTGGAGCCGGCCGTGATCGTCAAGAACGGCCGCCACCTGAGAGGGGACTCCTCCCTCGATCCGACCGTCTTCCTGGCGGTGACGCTGCCGTTCTACGCGGGCAATCTGGGCGAGAGCCGGGAGATCGTTCCGGACGGACCGATCCACACCGATAACCGTCCGGTGATCGACTACCAGGCCCCGATCAGCCATCGCAACGCCCGTGCCGGCCGAGTCGAGTGGTTCACCGGCCTCGAGCTGGTCGAGTTCCTGGACCGTCTCCACGCCGCGACGCCGCCGGAGGCCGATCCGTACCTCGGTCGACTCGACTCCGCCGCGCGCGGCTTCGTCTCGGCCGGACTCAGCTATCACACCGGCGCGATTCTCCACCGCCTCGGCCGGCGTGACGAAGCCGAGCGCCACTACCGTGACTCCATCGCCCGAATGCCGATCAGGGTCGAGTTCGAAACCACCGGTGGAGGATCGTCGGAAGTCGAAGAGACGAACTGA